In the Flagellimonas sp. MMG031 genome, one interval contains:
- a CDS encoding ABC-F family ATP-binding cassette domain-containing protein, producing the protein MLNVHNLSVAFGGEYLFEEISFRLNGGDRVGLIGKNGAGKSTMLKLLAKEMPLDEGAIATEKNIRIGFLKQDIDFEEGRTVLEESYQAFSEIKEMELKLDEINTALAERTDYESDGYHQLMVDLNDVTHRYEILGGYNYQGDTEKVLLGLGFKREDFNKLTDTFSGGWRMRIELAKLLLQNNDVLLLDEPTNHLDIESIIWLEQFLRNFTGAVVIVSHDKMFLDNVTNRTIEISLGRIYDYNKPYSQFLVHRQEIKEQQLSAQKNQEKQIQQTERLIEKFRAKSSKASMAQSLIKKLDKMDRIEVDEEDNSVMNVRFPVSVTPGKVVAELNGISKSYGPKKVLEDIDLMVDRGSKTAFVGQNGQGKTTLAKIMVGELDYQGNLKMGHNVQLGYFAQNQAEYLDGNKTILDTMIDAANETNRSRVRDILGSFLFRGDEVDKYVKVLSGGERNRLALAKMLLQPFNVLVMDEPTNHLDIKSKNVLKQALQNFEGTLILVSHDRDFLQGLTDRVYEFKDGGIKEYLGDIDFYLEQRKMEDFRSVEKGDAKKEATKSEEKPKENEYHVQKKQKSLKNKLSGVEKRISQLEKQIADIDHDLLMDYDATIAKPNFFDNYEGKKKELESLMEDWESLSHELEALN; encoded by the coding sequence ATGCTAAATGTTCACAATCTTTCCGTAGCCTTTGGGGGCGAATACCTGTTCGAGGAAATATCCTTCCGTCTCAACGGGGGCGACCGCGTAGGCCTTATCGGGAAGAACGGTGCGGGTAAATCTACCATGCTCAAATTGCTGGCCAAGGAAATGCCCTTGGATGAAGGAGCTATTGCCACCGAAAAGAACATCAGGATTGGCTTTCTGAAGCAGGATATCGATTTTGAAGAGGGCCGGACCGTACTTGAAGAATCCTATCAAGCGTTCTCTGAGATCAAGGAGATGGAACTGAAATTGGACGAGATCAATACCGCCTTGGCAGAGCGCACCGATTATGAAAGTGACGGGTACCATCAACTCATGGTAGACCTGAACGATGTGACCCATCGTTATGAAATTTTAGGTGGCTACAACTATCAAGGTGATACCGAAAAAGTGCTTCTGGGTCTAGGATTCAAAAGGGAGGACTTCAATAAGCTCACCGATACATTTTCGGGAGGATGGCGTATGCGGATAGAGCTGGCCAAACTGCTATTGCAAAACAATGATGTGTTGCTGCTGGATGAGCCTACCAACCACTTGGATATTGAGTCCATCATTTGGTTGGAGCAATTCCTTCGCAATTTTACGGGAGCGGTGGTAATCGTTTCCCACGATAAAATGTTCTTGGACAATGTCACCAACCGTACCATCGAAATTTCATTGGGAAGGATTTACGATTACAATAAACCCTACTCCCAATTTTTGGTGCACCGCCAAGAAATCAAGGAGCAACAATTGAGCGCACAGAAAAACCAAGAGAAACAGATACAGCAGACCGAACGGCTGATTGAAAAGTTCCGGGCCAAATCCAGTAAGGCTTCCATGGCGCAGTCCTTGATCAAAAAACTGGACAAAATGGACCGCATCGAAGTGGATGAGGAGGACAATAGCGTGATGAATGTGCGCTTCCCCGTATCGGTCACTCCAGGTAAGGTGGTTGCGGAACTTAATGGCATCTCCAAAAGTTATGGCCCCAAAAAAGTGCTGGAAGATATCGACCTTATGGTGGATAGAGGCAGCAAAACGGCCTTTGTGGGTCAGAACGGGCAGGGAAAGACCACCTTGGCCAAAATTATGGTGGGCGAACTGGATTATCAGGGCAATCTAAAAATGGGCCATAATGTGCAATTGGGCTATTTTGCCCAGAACCAAGCCGAGTATTTGGATGGCAATAAGACCATTTTGGATACCATGATTGATGCGGCCAACGAGACCAATCGAAGTAGGGTAAGGGATATTCTCGGTTCTTTTCTTTTTAGGGGCGATGAGGTGGATAAGTACGTAAAGGTTCTGTCAGGTGGGGAACGAAACCGCTTGGCACTGGCCAAAATGTTGTTGCAGCCCTTTAATGTGCTCGTAATGGACGAACCTACCAACCATTTGGACATCAAATCCAAAAATGTATTGAAGCAAGCACTCCAAAATTTCGAGGGAACCTTGATTTTGGTCTCCCACGACCGTGATTTTCTCCAAGGATTAACCGATAGGGTATATGAATTTAAGGATGGAGGCATCAAGGAATATTTGGGCGATATTGACTTTTATCTGGAGCAACGGAAAATGGAAGACTTCCGAAGTGTGGAAAAGGGCGATGCAAAAAAAGAGGCAACCAAGTCCGAAGAAAAACCGAAGGAGAACGAGTATCATGTCCAAAAGAAGCAAAAATCCCTTAAGAATAAGTTGAGCGGGGTAGAAAAGAGGATATCCCAGCTCGAAAAACAAATTGCTGATATTGACCATGATTTGCTGATGGATTACGATGCCACCATTGCAAAGCCCAACTTTTTTGATAACTACGAAGGAAAAAAGAAGGAATTGGAATCCCTAATGGAAGATTGGGAGAGCCTATCCCATGAGCTGGAAGCATTGAATTAA
- the gldM gene encoding gliding motility protein GldM yields MAGGKQTPRQKMINLMYLIFIAMLALNMSKEVLAAFGLMNEKLETSNTNMDANNSTFFASLETKASENAEEYGELYEDAQQIKQLSDNYYSYLEGLKKEMTADLEDDKDYVVMDKSDYLDQKFFQGDNLGPEGKKFMEQIETYREGVINALPAEGFESLKSAVKTRFATGGEDGKVEKRDGTRQDWINYHFEGFPLVASLTKMTQLQADIKTTEQEVLKTLLEGELTEAVSLTNFASTLAAPKTAYYAGEKYDGKIIVSKTDKTSTPVKAELTLDGRPLTQGKDYELEAGGIKMLISAGTPGDHTIKGTMYYMQDGEEVPVEVNNTFATISMPNAAVISADKMNVVYRGVANPMTISIPGIPDNKVNASAPGLTRRSGSQYIMNPGTGRSVTITASGTLPDGKGISTKSEFRIKDIPRPSGTVRGESGSIKMPRNNLEIATVSAMLEDFDFDLNLAVSEFKFKVPGQPTVVVQGNKLDSRAKSVLRRADRGESVQIFDIQAYITNNKSYKLKKVSPVVVELTN; encoded by the coding sequence ATGGCAGGAGGAAAACAAACACCACGTCAGAAGATGATCAACCTTATGTACTTGATCTTCATCGCGATGTTGGCATTGAATATGAGCAAGGAAGTACTTGCGGCTTTCGGACTTATGAACGAAAAGCTGGAAACTTCCAACACCAACATGGACGCCAATAACTCCACTTTCTTTGCAAGCTTGGAAACCAAAGCTTCTGAAAACGCAGAGGAGTATGGCGAACTGTACGAAGATGCTCAGCAGATCAAGCAACTTTCCGATAACTACTACAGTTATTTGGAAGGATTGAAGAAAGAAATGACCGCAGATTTGGAAGATGACAAAGATTATGTGGTTATGGACAAGTCTGACTACTTGGACCAAAAGTTCTTTCAGGGCGACAACTTGGGCCCAGAAGGGAAAAAGTTCATGGAGCAGATTGAAACCTATCGTGAAGGTGTGATCAACGCTTTGCCCGCAGAAGGTTTTGAATCTTTGAAATCAGCTGTAAAAACCCGTTTTGCCACAGGAGGTGAAGACGGTAAGGTTGAGAAAAGAGATGGTACACGCCAAGATTGGATCAACTATCACTTCGAAGGCTTTCCATTGGTAGCTTCTTTGACCAAGATGACCCAATTGCAGGCCGATATCAAAACTACCGAGCAAGAGGTGTTGAAGACCCTTTTGGAAGGTGAGTTGACCGAAGCGGTTTCCTTGACCAATTTTGCCAGTACATTGGCTGCCCCTAAAACGGCATACTACGCTGGTGAAAAATACGATGGTAAAATCATTGTGAGCAAAACGGACAAGACTTCCACTCCCGTAAAAGCAGAATTGACTTTGGACGGAAGACCATTGACCCAAGGTAAGGACTACGAATTGGAAGCTGGTGGTATCAAAATGTTGATCAGCGCCGGTACTCCAGGTGACCACACCATTAAAGGAACGATGTATTACATGCAGGATGGCGAAGAGGTGCCAGTGGAAGTGAACAATACTTTCGCTACAATCTCCATGCCTAATGCAGCGGTAATCTCCGCAGATAAAATGAACGTGGTGTATCGTGGTGTTGCTAACCCAATGACCATTTCCATTCCTGGTATTCCAGATAACAAAGTGAACGCATCAGCCCCTGGTTTGACCAGAAGAAGCGGTAGCCAGTATATCATGAACCCAGGTACAGGAAGGTCTGTGACCATCACTGCCTCTGGTACATTGCCTGATGGTAAGGGAATCAGCACCAAGTCTGAATTCCGTATCAAGGATATTCCAAGGCCAAGTGGTACTGTTCGAGGAGAGTCCGGAAGCATCAAAATGCCAAGGAACAACCTGGAAATCGCCACTGTTAGCGCTATGTTGGAAGACTTCGATTTTGACTTGAACCTTGCCGTAAGCGAGTTTAAGTTCAAAGTGCCAGGTCAACCTACCGTAGTGGTACAAGGCAACAAATTGGACAGCAGAGCCAAATCTGTACTTAGAAGAGCCGATAGAGGCGAGTCTGTCCAGATATTCGATATCCAAGCTTACATCACAAACAACAAGAGCTACAAGTTGAAAAAAGTATCTCCTGTAGTGGTTGAGCTTACAAACTAA
- the gldK gene encoding gliding motility lipoprotein GldK, whose protein sequence is MRKLFFSSIALVFLLTSCGSKSRSKGELVGVSGKKWHPEKPYGMELIPRGAFVMGKAEEDQAKVLNAPTRTVTVRSFYMDDTEITNSEYRQFVEWVKDSIVRTRLAILADELGIGPEDEGIGEYAFKDTDTTELSVYDKYMLDNYAGLGATGYEGRALNKDVDLVWDTSEYPDEYYAEVMDSMYLPEEESYNGLRSIDVTKIKYKYSWMDIEAAARARSGSRKDFIKQEELEIYPDTTVWIRDFEYSYNEPMHNDYFWHDAYSDYPVVGVNWMQAKAFCNWRTKFKNDDQKSRGKQFVNQFRLPTEAEWEYAARGGIEGGTYPWGGPYVISDTGCFMANFKPQRGDYAADAALYTVEAKSFEPNDYNLYNMAGNVSEWTNSSFDPGAYEYLSTMNPNIGSQDNKRKVIRGGSWKDVAYFLQVSTRDYEYQDSARSYIGFRTVQDYMGEEDSTNGSRSGL, encoded by the coding sequence ATGAGAAAGCTATTCTTTTCATCTATAGCACTTGTTTTTTTGCTTACCAGTTGCGGCTCTAAATCAAGGTCCAAAGGTGAACTAGTTGGGGTCAGTGGTAAAAAATGGCACCCGGAAAAACCTTATGGAATGGAATTGATTCCCAGGGGCGCCTTTGTGATGGGTAAAGCCGAGGAGGATCAGGCCAAAGTATTGAATGCTCCTACAAGAACGGTAACCGTTCGTTCCTTTTATATGGACGATACGGAAATCACCAACAGTGAGTACCGTCAGTTTGTGGAGTGGGTCAAGGATTCCATCGTAAGAACAAGATTGGCCATTTTGGCCGATGAGTTGGGCATAGGACCTGAGGACGAAGGCATCGGAGAGTATGCTTTTAAGGATACCGATACCACCGAACTTTCGGTTTACGACAAGTACATGTTGGACAACTACGCCGGTCTTGGGGCAACTGGATACGAAGGCAGGGCGTTGAACAAGGATGTGGACCTAGTTTGGGATACTTCGGAATATCCCGATGAGTACTACGCTGAGGTTATGGATTCCATGTATCTTCCGGAAGAGGAAAGCTACAACGGATTGCGAAGCATCGACGTTACCAAAATCAAATACAAGTATAGCTGGATGGACATCGAGGCTGCGGCCAGGGCACGGTCTGGAAGCCGAAAGGACTTCATCAAGCAAGAAGAGTTGGAAATCTACCCAGATACCACCGTGTGGATCCGTGATTTCGAATACAGTTACAATGAGCCCATGCACAACGATTACTTCTGGCATGATGCTTATAGCGATTATCCTGTAGTAGGGGTAAACTGGATGCAGGCCAAAGCGTTCTGTAACTGGAGGACCAAATTCAAGAACGACGATCAAAAAAGTCGCGGTAAGCAATTTGTCAACCAATTTAGGTTGCCTACCGAAGCTGAGTGGGAGTACGCCGCCAGAGGTGGTATTGAAGGAGGAACTTACCCTTGGGGTGGTCCTTATGTGATCAGCGATACTGGTTGTTTTATGGCCAACTTTAAACCACAACGTGGTGACTATGCCGCCGATGCCGCACTGTATACCGTAGAGGCCAAATCATTTGAACCAAACGATTACAACTTGTACAATATGGCCGGTAACGTTTCCGAATGGACAAACTCCAGCTTTGACCCCGGAGCGTACGAATACCTTTCCACCATGAACCCAAATATAGGTTCACAGGACAACAAACGTAAGGTGATCCGTGGAGGTTCTTGGAAAGATGTTGCTTACTTCCTACAGGTGAGCACAAGGGATTACGAATACCAAGACTCTGCAAGAAGCTACATTGGTTTCCGAACCGTTCAGGATTATATGGGCGAGGAAGATTCCACCAACGGAAGCAGAAGCGGACTTTAA
- a CDS encoding DUF983 domain-containing protein, giving the protein MLKKGTKMYSILTGNCPRCHEESMYENSNPYALSKIFKMNERCSHCGLKYKIEPSFFYGAMYVSYGVGIAFAVAAFVISFLFLGASLPTAFIAIVGTLVVFMPVIIRLSRNIWINFFVKYDPSSVKKHEAVAKG; this is encoded by the coding sequence ATGTTAAAAAAAGGAACCAAAATGTACAGTATTTTAACAGGAAACTGTCCAAGATGCCATGAGGAGAGCATGTATGAAAATTCCAACCCGTATGCGTTGTCCAAGATTTTTAAGATGAACGAGAGATGCTCCCATTGCGGTTTGAAGTACAAAATAGAGCCTTCTTTTTTCTACGGCGCCATGTACGTGAGCTATGGGGTGGGGATTGCCTTTGCAGTGGCCGCTTTTGTGATTTCCTTTTTGTTCTTGGGCGCATCACTACCGACCGCCTTTATTGCCATTGTAGGTACGTTGGTGGTTTTTATGCCCGTCATTATCCGACTTTCCCGAAATATTTGGATCAACTTTTTTGTAAAGTACGACCCTTCTTCCGTCAAAAAGCACGAAGCCGTCGCCAAAGGCTAA
- a CDS encoding FAD-dependent oxidoreductase has product MLDYIVVGLGLAGISFCEVLESEGKSFTVIADDSQRASLVAGGLYNPVILKRFTLAWKAKQQLELVKPFYQNLEEKLGVKVDYDLPVWRKFASVEEQNLWFEAADRPGLDYFLSTNIHPNTNPAIDALHGFGEVKHTGRVDTHAMVSAYKNYLEQAGKFIKESFDYDAFSIEEDSVTYKGTVAKKIVFACGYGLKQDPYFGYLPLNGTKGELLVIHATDYQEQHVIKSSVFTIPMENDRYLVGATYKWKDKTNEPTEASKNELLEKLRTFLQCDFEVVDHVAGIRPTVVDRRPLVGRHPEHQNLYVLNGFGSRGVLIGPYASRQLFDYIENDRELDPEMDIQRFTKKYYAV; this is encoded by the coding sequence ATGTTGGATTATATCGTAGTAGGTCTGGGTTTGGCAGGAATTTCGTTCTGCGAAGTATTGGAAAGTGAAGGCAAAAGCTTTACCGTAATTGCCGACGATTCCCAAAGGGCCTCCTTGGTCGCTGGAGGCTTGTACAATCCCGTTATTTTAAAAAGATTTACCCTAGCTTGGAAGGCCAAACAACAATTGGAACTGGTCAAACCGTTTTATCAAAATTTAGAGGAGAAACTTGGGGTGAAAGTAGATTATGACCTTCCGGTGTGGCGCAAGTTTGCCTCGGTCGAAGAACAAAACCTTTGGTTTGAGGCCGCCGACCGTCCCGGTCTGGATTACTTTTTGTCCACCAACATACATCCGAACACCAATCCCGCCATTGATGCTTTGCACGGTTTTGGCGAAGTAAAACATACAGGCAGAGTAGATACCCATGCCATGGTAAGTGCCTACAAAAACTACTTGGAGCAAGCAGGGAAATTTATAAAGGAGTCTTTTGATTATGATGCCTTTTCTATTGAAGAAGATAGTGTCACCTATAAAGGAACCGTCGCCAAAAAAATAGTTTTTGCCTGTGGATATGGCCTGAAACAAGACCCTTATTTTGGATACTTGCCCTTGAACGGAACCAAAGGGGAGTTGCTGGTCATCCATGCTACGGATTACCAAGAGCAGCATGTGATCAAATCCTCAGTGTTTACCATTCCCATGGAGAACGACCGCTATTTGGTGGGTGCCACTTACAAATGGAAGGATAAGACCAACGAACCCACCGAAGCCTCCAAGAACGAACTCTTGGAAAAGCTACGAACGTTTTTGCAATGCGATTTTGAGGTTGTAGACCATGTTGCAGGAATTCGTCCTACGGTGGTGGACCGTCGGCCCTTGGTGGGTAGGCATCCAGAGCATCAAAATCTATATGTCCTAAATGGATTTGGTTCCCGAGGAGTGCTTATTGGGCCCTATGCTTCGCGCCAACTTTTCGATTATATTGAAAATGACAGGGAATTAGATCCCGAAATGGACATCCAACGATTCACCAAAAAATACTATGCGGTTTAG
- a CDS encoding formimidoylglutamase, which yields MAFDFLVPVKDKVLAHCELLPEQAVGKNVHMHTEKDGLPVFAHADVAIFGVLESRNAFEKKPEKLDLDEVRIQLYRLMMGNWNSTIIDIGDVEEGDTVEDTYFVVKEIVAGLLEENIIPIVLGLTQDITFPTYRAFDNIKKMVNLVSIDSRFDFGEDDELISSHSYMSKIITDKPNNLFNFSNIGYQSYFNAQEEKDLMERLFFDAYRLGEIAANIELAEPVLRSSDIVSLDLRAIRASEMGMTRNFSPNGFTGREICAIARYAGISDKVSLFGIYEGENSHQAFQMIAQIIWYFIEGLSFRIKEYPSSKSEDFTKFTVPTDTEELIFFKSHVTERWWVEVPTILAEHTKTNSVALLPCTEEDYLDACNQNIPERWFKAYRKGLN from the coding sequence ATGGCGTTCGATTTTCTGGTTCCGGTCAAGGACAAGGTATTGGCACATTGTGAATTGCTGCCAGAACAAGCAGTGGGCAAGAACGTTCACATGCACACCGAAAAGGATGGGCTCCCGGTATTTGCCCATGCCGATGTAGCCATTTTTGGCGTATTGGAGTCCAGAAATGCCTTTGAGAAAAAACCGGAAAAACTGGATCTGGACGAAGTGCGTATCCAATTGTACCGACTAATGATGGGCAATTGGAACTCCACTATCATCGATATTGGCGATGTGGAGGAGGGCGACACCGTAGAGGACACCTATTTTGTGGTCAAGGAAATCGTGGCCGGGTTGTTGGAAGAGAATATCATACCTATAGTATTAGGACTCACCCAGGACATTACTTTCCCAACTTACAGGGCCTTTGACAATATAAAAAAGATGGTCAACCTGGTTTCCATTGATAGCCGTTTTGACTTTGGTGAGGATGATGAGCTCATTTCTTCACATTCCTATATGAGCAAGATCATCACCGATAAGCCCAACAATCTTTTTAATTTTTCCAATATTGGCTATCAGAGCTATTTTAATGCCCAAGAAGAAAAGGATTTGATGGAGCGTCTGTTTTTTGATGCCTATCGTTTGGGTGAAATAGCGGCCAATATCGAATTGGCAGAACCCGTATTGCGCAGTAGTGATATCGTAAGCTTGGACCTACGGGCCATTCGGGCCAGCGAAATGGGTATGACGCGTAACTTTTCCCCCAACGGATTCACGGGGCGGGAGATTTGCGCCATTGCACGTTATGCAGGAATTAGCGATAAGGTTTCCCTATTTGGTATATACGAAGGGGAAAATTCGCATCAGGCATTCCAGATGATCGCCCAAATCATTTGGTATTTTATAGAGGGGCTCAGTTTCCGGATAAAGGAATACCCCAGCTCAAAGAGCGAAGACTTCACAAAGTTTACCGTACCCACGGACACGGAGGAATTGATCTTCTTCAAAAGCCATGTCACAGAAAGATGGTGGGTAGAGGTACCAACAATTTTAGCAGAGCATACTAAAACAAATTCGGTGGCGTTATTACCATGCACCGAAGAGGACTATTTGGATGCTTGCAACCAGAACATCCCCGAAAGGTGGTTCAAAGCCTACAGAAAAGGCTTGAACTAA
- the gldN gene encoding gliding motility protein GldN: protein MNWKNALLIGLLGILPVSIMAQANILNAKLPEDIGKKTQAQIEQDADEPLEYGYVDDRDILWSKTVWEIIDLDERVNFPLYYPTDTIGIGADRRSLYHVLMKNIRNGNLTEVYADSYFTEKRKLADLAATLSKVDTTDLGYEQVNAGEQVSPEFINKRDLTAADIEEYRIKGIWYFDKRQGELKYRLLGIAPVAPDVNFIDDESIDPGENKVELFWVWYPAARKILHDAKVYNQRNSARPISFDMLLNARRFNGVIYKEENVHEDREISDYIFDNALFQLLEAQRIKEGIRDREQDMWAY from the coding sequence ATGAATTGGAAAAACGCATTGTTAATTGGATTGTTGGGCATATTGCCAGTATCAATCATGGCGCAGGCAAACATTTTGAATGCCAAGCTGCCCGAAGATATCGGTAAAAAAACCCAAGCTCAAATAGAGCAAGATGCCGATGAGCCATTGGAATACGGATATGTGGATGATAGGGATATCCTTTGGTCCAAGACCGTATGGGAAATCATCGATCTTGACGAACGAGTCAACTTTCCACTCTATTACCCAACCGATACCATAGGTATTGGGGCGGATAGAAGGTCGCTGTACCATGTGCTGATGAAGAACATCAGAAATGGAAACCTTACAGAGGTTTATGCAGACTCCTACTTTACGGAAAAACGTAAACTGGCAGACCTTGCCGCTACCTTGAGCAAAGTGGATACCACCGACCTTGGTTACGAGCAGGTAAACGCCGGCGAGCAGGTTTCCCCAGAGTTTATCAACAAAAGGGACTTGACCGCTGCCGATATCGAGGAGTACCGTATAAAAGGTATCTGGTATTTCGACAAACGCCAGGGAGAGCTTAAGTATCGCTTATTGGGAATTGCACCCGTTGCTCCGGACGTGAACTTCATCGACGATGAATCCATCGATCCAGGAGAAAACAAAGTGGAATTGTTCTGGGTATGGTATCCAGCGGCACGTAAAATTTTGCACGATGCCAAAGTATACAACCAGCGCAATTCGGCAAGACCCATTTCCTTTGATATGCTGTTGAACGCACGTCGATTCAATGGAGTGATCTACAAAGAGGAAAACGTTCACGAAGACCGTGAAATAAGTGATTACATTTTTGATAATGCATTGTTCCAACTCTTGGAGGCCCAACGAATCAAGGAGGGCATACGAGACAGGGAACAAGATATGTGGGCATATTAA
- a CDS encoding leucine-rich repeat domain-containing protein — translation MKKVTPFFFCLLFSIGISFASGQVSPEEKAALVDLYNSTNGPEWNTSWDLEAPANTWKGIEVQDGHVTGITLFMNNLSGVLPESIGNLRHLTTLNLAFNQITGVLPKDIVKLEKLKVLRLEMNRIKGAIPTEVGNCKELEIFSMFNNFLSGPIPESFGELKNLKELNLSSNNLKGIIPSSIGNLSKLEALGLFENMLEGQIPSEIGNLVQLKELVLSNNRLGGEIPAEFGQLASLQILQLQNNRFDSFNALQGMDSKQFLVFDTDDKSLSPKFKEINIDRTRMADTKFEDENENE, via the coding sequence ATGAAAAAAGTAACCCCATTTTTCTTTTGCTTGCTGTTTTCCATCGGTATATCTTTTGCCAGTGGACAGGTTTCCCCCGAAGAAAAAGCTGCTTTGGTGGACCTATACAATAGCACCAATGGCCCTGAATGGAATACTTCTTGGGATTTGGAAGCCCCTGCCAATACTTGGAAGGGGATAGAGGTCCAAGATGGCCATGTGACCGGGATAACATTGTTTATGAATAATTTAAGCGGTGTGCTTCCGGAAAGCATCGGAAATTTAAGGCATTTGACCACGCTTAATCTTGCATTCAACCAAATTACGGGCGTACTTCCAAAGGATATTGTCAAATTGGAAAAACTAAAAGTGCTCCGTTTGGAAATGAACAGAATTAAAGGCGCCATTCCTACGGAAGTTGGCAATTGCAAGGAATTGGAAATCTTTTCCATGTTCAATAATTTTTTGAGCGGTCCTATACCAGAAAGCTTTGGAGAGCTCAAAAATCTAAAAGAACTCAACCTTTCCAGCAACAATCTAAAGGGAATTATCCCAAGTTCAATCGGGAACCTATCCAAATTGGAAGCGCTTGGACTTTTTGAAAATATGTTGGAGGGCCAGATACCATCGGAAATTGGAAACTTGGTTCAACTCAAGGAATTGGTATTGTCCAACAATCGTTTGGGTGGTGAGATTCCGGCAGAATTTGGTCAATTGGCAAGCTTGCAAATTTTACAACTTCAAAATAACCGTTTTGATTCGTTCAATGCTCTGCAAGGGATGGATTCGAAGCAATTCCTTGTTTTTGACACCGATGATAAGTCATTGAGCCCTAAATTCAAGGAAATCAATATAGATCGGACTCGAATGGCAGATACCAAATTTGAGGACGAGAACGAAAACGAGTAG
- the gldL gene encoding gliding motility protein GldL produces the protein MAQSKSTKKLFNMAYGLGASVVIIGALFKILHWEFGPLTGGLLLAVGLITEALIFAISAFEPVDDEYDWSLVYPELSGGQADAKRKQEAKDAQEAEGLLSKKLDNLLKEAKIDSELFANLGESIKSFEGAAKNITPTTDAIQHTKKYSEELSHAAAQMESLNSLYKVQLESASRQASINEEVVQNAGALKEQMQSLATNLSSLNGVYGGMLTAMGGRN, from the coding sequence ATGGCACAGTCAAAATCAACAAAAAAGCTGTTTAACATGGCCTACGGGCTTGGAGCGTCAGTGGTAATCATTGGTGCATTGTTCAAGATCCTTCACTGGGAGTTTGGACCACTTACTGGTGGACTTCTTCTTGCTGTCGGACTTATTACGGAAGCATTGATCTTCGCTATCTCTGCATTTGAACCGGTAGACGACGAATACGATTGGTCTTTGGTATATCCAGAATTGTCCGGAGGTCAAGCGGATGCCAAAAGAAAGCAAGAGGCAAAAGATGCCCAAGAAGCAGAAGGATTGCTTTCCAAGAAATTGGACAACTTGCTTAAAGAAGCTAAAATCGATTCCGAGCTATTTGCCAATTTGGGAGAAAGTATCAAGAGTTTTGAAGGTGCCGCCAAGAATATCACTCCTACTACAGATGCAATTCAGCACACTAAGAAATACTCTGAGGAATTGTCCCACGCTGCAGCCCAAATGGAATCTTTGAACAGCTTGTACAAAGTACAATTGGAAAGTGCCAGCAGACAAGCTTCCATTAACGAGGAAGTAGTACAGAACGCAGGAGCGTTGAAAGAGCAAATGCAATCTTTGGCCACCAACCTTTCTTCATTGAACGGTGTGTACGGTGGTATGCTAACCGCCATGGGAGGCAGAAACTAA